In Plasmodium vinckei vinckei genome assembly, chromosome: PVVCY_13, a single genomic region encodes these proteins:
- a CDS encoding 40S ribosomal protein S3, putative — translation MSPPISKKKKFINDGVFQAELNEFLARILAEDGYSGVEVRVTPIRTEVIIRATRTREVLGDKGRRIRELTSLVQKRFFNKSTNSVELFAERVENRGLCAMAQAESLRYKLLKGLAVRRACYGVLRHIMESGAKGCEVIVSGKLRAQRAKSMKFRDGYLISTGEPSKRFVNTATRSAQLKQGVLGIKVKIMLPTAIDTRTGLPSILPDNISVLEPKTDTIDAL, via the exons ATGTCACCTCCT ATatcaaagaaaaaaaaatttattaatgatGGTGTTTTTCAAGCTGAGCTAAACGAGTTTTTAGCTCGAATCTTAGCAGAGGATGGATATTCAGGTGTTGAAGTCAGAGTTACACCAATAAG aacTGAGGTTATTATTAGAGCTACTCGTACTAGAGAAGTCCTTGGTGATAAGGGACGCAGAATAAGAGAATTGACTTCATTAGTCCAAAAAAGATTCTTTAATAAATCAACAAATAGTGTTGAATTATTTGCAGAAAGAGTAGAGAACAGAGGATTATGCGCAATGGCACAAGCTGAATCATTAAGATATAAACTTCTAAAAGGTTTAGCTGTAAGAAGAGCATGCTATGGTGTTTTAAGGCATATCATGGAATCAGGAGCAAAGGGATGTGAAGTTATTGTTTCTGGTAAATTAAGAGCCCAAAGAGCTAAAAGTATGAAGTTTAGAGATGGATATTTAATATCTACTGGTGAACCATCAAAAAGATTTGTAAACACTGCTACCAGATCAGCACAATTAAAACAAGGTGTATTAGGTATAAAAGTTAAAATTATGTTGCCAACTGCAATTGATACCAGAACTGGATTACCATCGATATTGCCTGATAATATTTCTGTTTTAGAACCTAAAACCGATACAATAGATGCATTATAA
- a CDS encoding protein phosphatase containing kelch-like domains, putative: protein MNNGSFKETNVCRKEKQKGDIPVPRFGHTATYLGNNKVAIFGGAIGDAGKYNITDDIYLYDLTQNKWKKLITENTPTARAAHAAACVDEQQLVIYGGATGGGSLSLDDLYILDLRRDQKYSWMTVPTKGVSPGRRYGHVMVYSKPNLIVFGGNDGQHTLNDVWFMHVEMPPFEWIQVVISNNSKIPSPRVYHSADMCKEGPATGMIVIFGGRNSENKSLNDTWGLRQHRDGRWDWVEAPIKKGSPPEARYQHTCVFIGSKMFVLGGRNDNGCSIPLSTALYNTETIEWVTFPPIAKFRHTSWMYKYTIYTFGGFSHQTQQYPTNELECLECYSLLNSLNNFDTDKKSPIKQSSLKQKTNETNKSKITEVKNINSHNLNAQDVITTQKQLQQNGSKNQYMKSKQLNDSKKNSPSSNFSPGNTQNSHYRNMFDSPTSSLFRLSNNNSVNKPLSNTIRLAAHAHAVQETGSDFALLVRKISIDKLEEEGRKINNGVLCTPVNYISEFKNTVYDKVITTLLNPNITQFEIQYNHNSDSIFIIPWSNVSILCSMVIDIFKQEDMVLKLRAPIKIYGDIHGQYYDLMRLFQLYKSPVEEDLGEKLNAVGDIDSNDYLFLGDYVDRGSNSLEVICLLFALKCKYPKQIHLIRGNHEDMAINSLYGFQEECKRRLKEDVDDKSSCWAQINQVFEWIPIGALVEEKILCVHGGIGKSIHTISDISQLKRPLTVSQVPQNLNEQKVTDLLWSDPTDNDSVLGTIPNDIRDPDGTGHIVKYGPDRVHKFLEDNDLQLIIRAHECVMDGFERFAGGKLITLFSATNYCNSHKNAGALLFIRRDLTVIPKLIYPAKDEVRFFSTWDTKMTELRPPTPPRNQPKMRELNYGAP from the exons ATGAATAATGGATCATTTAAAGAAACGAATGTTTGTAGAAAGGAAAAACAAAAGGGAGATATCCCAGTTCCGCGTTTTGGTCATACTGCAACATATTTAGGTAATAATAAGGTTGCAATATTTGGTGGCGCAATAGGTGATGCAgggaaatataatataacagatgatatatatttatatgatttgacacaaaataaatggaaaaaattaataacaGAAAACACCCCAACAGCTCGAGCTGCTCATGCTGCTGCTTGTGTAGATGAACAACAATTAGTTATATATGGAGGTGCAACAGGTGGAGGATCATTATCATTAGAtgatctatatatattagatTTGAGAAGAGATCAGAAATACTCATGGATGACAGTTCCTACAAAAGGAGTATCTCCAGGTAGACGATATGGTCATGTAATGGTATATAGTAAACCGAATTTAATAGTCTTTGGTGGTAATGATGGACAACACACATTAAACGATGTATGGTTTATGCATGTGGAAATGCCACCTTTTGAATGGATCCAAGTTGTAATATCAAATAATTCTAAAATACCATCACCAAGAGTTTATCATTCAGCTGATATGTGCAAAGAAGGACCTGCTACAGGTATGATTGTAATATTTGGTGGTAGAAATtctgaaaataaatcattaaaTGATACATGGGGTTTAAGACAACACAGAGATGGTAGATGGGATTGGGTTGAAGCTCCTATTAAAAAGGGATCACCTCCAGAAGCTAGATATCAACATACTTGTGTATTTATAGGATCTAAAATGTTTGTTTTAGGTGGTAGAAATGATAATGGATGTTCTATACCATTATCAACTGCCCTTTACAATACAGAAACAATTGAATGGGTTACATTCCCCCCTATTGCTAAATTTAGGCATACATCATGGATGTACaaatatactatatatacatttggTGGGTTTAGTCATCAAACTCAGCAATACCCAACTAATGAATTAGAATGCTTAGAATGTTATAGCCTTTTAAActcattaaataatttcgATACAGATAAAAAGAGCCCAATAAAACAATCAtctttaaaacaaaaaacaaatgaaacaaataaaagtaaaattacagaagtaaaaaatataaattcacATAATTTAAATGCTCAAGATGTTATTACTACTCAGAAGCAATTACAACAAAATGGATCAAAAAATCAATACATGAAATCAAAACAATTAAAtgatagtaaaaaaaatagcccATCTTCAAATTTTTCACCAGGAAACACACAAAATTCCCATTACAGAAATATGTTTGATTCCCCAACCTCATCCTTATTTAGACTAtccaataataatagtgtGAATAAACCACTATCAAATACAATTCGATTGGCTGCACATGCACATGCAGTTCAAGAAACTGGAAGTGATTTTGCGCTACTTGTTCGAAAAATATCTATTGATAAATTAGAAGAAGAAggaagaaaaattaataatggaGTATTATGTACACCagtaaattatattagtgaatttaaaaatacagtTTATGATAAAGTAATTACAACTTTGTTAAATCCAAATATTACTCAATTTGAAATACAATATAATCATAATTCAgattctatttttattattccatGGTCAAATGTATCTATATTATGTTCTATGGttattgatatatttaagcAAGAAGATATGgtattaaaattaagagccccaataaaaatatatggtgATATACATGGACAATACTATGATTTAATGAGGTTAtttcaattatataaatctcCTGTTGAAGAAGATTTAGgggaaaaattaaatgcaGTTGGTGATATAGATTCAaatgattatttatttttaggtGATTATGTTGATAGAGGTTCTAATAGTTTAGAAGTTATTTGTTTACTTTTTGCGCTTAAATGCAAATATCCTAAACAAATACATCTAATTAGAGGAAATCATGAAGATATGGCTATAAATAGTTTGTATGGATTTCAAGAAGAATGTAAAAGAAGATTAAAAGAGGATGTCGATGATAAATCATCATGTTGGGCACAAATAAATCAGGTATTTGAATGGATACCTATCGGAGCTTTAgttgaagaaaaaatattatgtgtTCATGGAGGTATAGGAAAATCTATTCATACTATATCTGATATTTCTCAATTAAAACGACCTTTAACTGTCTCACAAGTTCctcaaaatttaaatgaacaaaaagTTACAGATCTTTTATGGTCTGATCCAACTGATAATGATTCTGTATTAGGAACAATACCTAACGATATAAGAGATCCTGATGGAACTGGTCatattgtaaaatatgGCCCAGATAGAgttcataaatttttagaAGATAATGACCTACAATTAATTATAAGAGCTCATGAATGTGTAATGGATGGATTTGAACGATTTGCGGGTGGAAAACTAATAACTTTATTTTCAGCAACCAATTATTGTAATTCTCACAAAAATGCAGgtgcattattatttattcgaAGAGATCTTACGGTTATTCCGAAGTTGATATATCCCGCTAAGGATGAAGTCCGCTTCTTTAGTACAtg gGATACAAAAATGACAGAATTGAGGCCACCAACACCACCAAGAAATCAACCGAAAATGAGAGAATTAAATTATGGGGCTCCATAA